A stretch of Acidovorax sp. RAC01 DNA encodes these proteins:
- a CDS encoding zf-TFIIB domain-containing protein, whose product MSSVPSCPSCRQPMEVHRFASHAGPELELDICFACQGMWFDRHENLKLAPAAVVGLFKLLHEHREDQHLPLATSMACPRCVAPLQKGFDVVRSGRYMIYRCGRQHGRFSTFSSFMTEKGFVRHMTRPEIDDMAKRVGAIYCTSCGAPVDIRKDHACPYCRAAFSLIDPQAVARAMEGYAEAGARAKLHAAQAAPVDIGDALVALERDRTRAERERQKKAFTSTSDDDDSSITGDLLAVGVGLVWAMLKAS is encoded by the coding sequence ATGTCGTCCGTTCCATCCTGCCCATCGTGCCGCCAGCCCATGGAGGTGCACCGCTTTGCCAGCCATGCCGGGCCCGAGCTGGAGCTGGACATCTGCTTTGCCTGCCAGGGCATGTGGTTTGACCGGCACGAGAACCTCAAGCTCGCACCAGCCGCCGTGGTCGGGCTCTTCAAGCTGCTGCACGAGCACCGCGAAGACCAGCACCTGCCCCTGGCAACCAGCATGGCCTGCCCGCGCTGCGTGGCACCGCTGCAAAAGGGCTTTGACGTGGTGCGCAGCGGCCGCTACATGATCTACCGCTGCGGCCGCCAGCACGGCCGGTTCAGCACGTTCTCGTCGTTCATGACCGAAAAGGGCTTTGTGCGCCACATGACGCGCCCTGAGATCGACGACATGGCCAAGCGCGTGGGCGCCATCTACTGCACCAGCTGCGGCGCCCCGGTAGACATCCGCAAAGACCACGCCTGCCCCTACTGCCGCGCCGCGTTCTCGCTGATCGACCCCCAGGCCGTGGCGCGCGCCATGGAGGGCTATGCCGAAGCCGGCGCGCGCGCAAAGCTGCACGCGGCCCAGGCAGCGCCGGTGGACATCGGCGACGCCCTGGTGGCGCTGGAACGCGACCGCACCCGCGCCGAGCGCGAGCGCCAGAAAAAGGCCTTCACCAGCACCAGCGATGACGACGACAGCTCCATCACCGGCGACCTGCTGGCGGTGGGCGTCGGGCTGGTGTGGGCGATGCTCAAGGCGTCCTGA
- a CDS encoding solute carrier family 23 protein yields the protein MGFMNWRAKSADVLQQGGVIGPDERLPWPQTAAMGVQHVIAMFGATVLAPILMGFDPNVAILMSGVGTLIFFFMTGGKVPSYLGSSFAFIGVVIAASGYAGSGANANIGVALGGIIACGLLYTLIGVLVQVIGTGWIERFMPPVVTGSVVAVIGLNLAGIPIKNMAASNFDSWMQAVTFVCVGLVAVLTRGMVQRLLILVGLIAASIIYAVLTNGMGLGRPMDLTVLANAAWFGMPNFAAPVFSGNAMLLIAPVAIILVAENLGHIKAVTAMTGQDLDRYMGRAFIGDGVATMVSGGVGGTGVTTYAENIGVMAATKIYSTAVFLLAGVFALVLGFSPKFGALIQTIPLPVMGGVSIVVFGLIAVAGAKIWVDNKVDFSQNKNLIVAAITLILGTGDFTLKFGQFALGGIGTATFGAILLYALLNRKS from the coding sequence ATGGGATTCATGAACTGGCGGGCAAAGAGTGCCGACGTGCTGCAGCAGGGGGGTGTGATCGGGCCGGACGAGCGTCTGCCCTGGCCGCAGACGGCGGCGATGGGGGTACAGCACGTCATCGCGATGTTTGGTGCCACGGTGCTGGCGCCCATCCTGATGGGGTTCGACCCCAACGTGGCCATCCTGATGAGCGGCGTAGGCACGCTGATCTTCTTCTTCATGACCGGCGGCAAGGTGCCCAGCTACCTGGGTTCGAGCTTTGCCTTCATCGGCGTGGTGATTGCGGCCAGCGGCTATGCAGGCAGCGGCGCCAACGCCAACATTGGCGTGGCGCTGGGCGGCATCATTGCGTGCGGGTTGCTGTACACGCTGATCGGCGTGCTGGTGCAGGTGATCGGCACGGGCTGGATCGAGCGCTTCATGCCGCCGGTGGTGACCGGCTCGGTGGTGGCGGTGATCGGCCTGAACCTGGCGGGCATTCCCATCAAGAACATGGCGGCCAGCAACTTTGACAGCTGGATGCAGGCCGTGACCTTTGTGTGCGTGGGCCTGGTGGCCGTGCTCACGCGCGGCATGGTGCAGCGCCTCCTGATTCTGGTGGGCCTGATTGCCGCCAGCATCATCTACGCGGTGCTGACCAACGGCATGGGCCTGGGCAGACCGATGGACCTGACCGTTCTGGCCAACGCGGCGTGGTTTGGCATGCCCAACTTTGCAGCGCCCGTGTTCAGCGGCAACGCCATGCTGCTGATTGCCCCGGTGGCCATCATTCTGGTGGCCGAGAACCTGGGCCACATCAAGGCCGTGACGGCCATGACGGGCCAGGACCTGGACCGCTACATGGGCCGCGCGTTCATTGGCGATGGCGTGGCCACCATGGTCAGCGGCGGCGTGGGCGGCACGGGCGTGACGACTTACGCCGAGAACATCGGCGTGATGGCGGCGACCAAGATCTATTCCACCGCCGTGTTCCTGCTGGCGGGCGTGTTTGCGCTGGTGCTGGGCTTTAGCCCCAAGTTCGGCGCGCTGATCCAGACGATTCCGCTGCCGGTGATGGGCGGCGTGTCCATCGTGGTGTTCGGCCTGATTGCGGTGGCCGGGGCCAAGATCTGGGTGGACAACAAGGTGGACTTCTCGCAGAACAAGAACCTCATCGTGGCCGCCATCACGCTCATCCTGGGCACGGGCGACTTCACGCTGAAGTTCGGCCAGTTTGCGCTGGGCGGCATTGGTACCGCCACGTTTGGCGCCATCCTGCTGTATGCCTTGCTCAATCGCAAAAGCTGA
- a CDS encoding mechanosensitive ion channel family protein, which produces MDNFGIHLEPARAMLFQVGAYLPRLLIAIVIVVGGWLLAKAARFAVTRGLRAINFRVLTERSGLDAFLRQGGMEGDTTDIFGLLAYWLVILAALLVAFNGLGLSYVTALLSQVLWFVPNLFIALLILAFGSYFARFVGNTVAAYGRRSKLQDAALLGTLAQYAIVVFVVLIALDQLKVGGDIVRQSFLIILGGLVFAVALAFGLGGKDWATERIESWWPRARKPGPPPEAPVDRAPLR; this is translated from the coding sequence ATGGACAACTTCGGAATTCACCTGGAGCCGGCGCGCGCCATGCTCTTTCAGGTGGGCGCGTACCTGCCGCGCCTGCTGATCGCCATCGTCATCGTGGTGGGGGGCTGGCTGCTGGCCAAGGCGGCGCGCTTTGCCGTCACCCGCGGGCTGCGGGCCATCAACTTCCGCGTGCTCACCGAGCGCTCGGGGCTCGACGCGTTTTTGCGCCAGGGCGGCATGGAAGGCGACACCACCGACATCTTCGGGCTGCTGGCGTACTGGCTGGTGATCCTGGCGGCGCTGCTGGTGGCCTTCAACGGGCTGGGGCTGAGCTACGTGACCGCGCTGCTCAGCCAGGTGCTGTGGTTCGTGCCCAACCTGTTCATCGCGCTGCTCATCCTGGCGTTTGGCAGCTACTTTGCGCGCTTTGTGGGCAACACCGTGGCGGCGTACGGCCGGCGCAGCAAGCTGCAGGATGCCGCCCTGCTGGGCACGCTGGCGCAGTACGCCATCGTCGTGTTTGTGGTGTTGATTGCGCTGGACCAGCTCAAGGTGGGCGGCGACATCGTGCGCCAGAGCTTCCTCATCATCCTGGGCGGCCTGGTGTTTGCGGTGGCGCTGGCGTTTGGCCTGGGCGGCAAGGACTGGGCCACCGAGCGCATCGAAAGCTGGTGGCCGCGCGCGCGCAAGCCCGGCCCGCCGCCCGAAGCGCCGGTGGACCGCGCGCCGCTGCGCTGA
- a CDS encoding VOC family protein — protein sequence MTPPLSGIDHVHVFVRDRNAAERWYAQVLGLSRSPSLEFWAMDGGPLTVQDSANTVHMALFERAPQPNRATIALRTSAAGLHHWFTHLQASGLRVEIEDHEVSFSIYFSDPDSNPYEITTYEHAAFAAALSCPHQGPIALLPSPAWLER from the coding sequence ATGACTCCACCACTGTCTGGGATCGACCACGTTCACGTCTTCGTGCGGGATCGGAATGCCGCAGAGCGCTGGTACGCCCAAGTGCTCGGGCTTTCCCGCAGTCCGAGCCTCGAGTTTTGGGCCATGGACGGTGGTCCACTGACAGTGCAGGACTCAGCGAACACCGTTCACATGGCACTGTTTGAGCGGGCGCCTCAACCCAACCGAGCAACGATCGCCCTTCGAACCTCAGCAGCCGGGCTCCACCACTGGTTCACGCACTTGCAAGCCTCGGGACTGCGGGTAGAAATTGAAGATCATGAGGTTTCGTTCTCGATCTACTTTTCGGACCCGGACAGCAACCCGTACGAGATCACAACCTACGAGCACGCGGCGTTTGCCGCCGCGCTATCATGCCCCCACCAGGGCCCTATCGCCCTGCTGCCGTCGCCTGCTTGGCTCGAACGTTAA
- a CDS encoding pyridoxamine 5'-phosphate oxidase family protein: MLSISVKDFARRSVLCWLATVDESGQPNVSPKEIFAVFDSDHLVIANIASAGSARNIERNARVCVAFIDVFAQKGFKVTGAARNVRRNDPDFVRWATRLVEMAGPRFAIQSVFVVKAEAVEAILAPSYRLYPTETTEESQAASAMQAYGVLPVRRDA; the protein is encoded by the coding sequence ATGCTTTCAATATCGGTTAAGGACTTTGCACGTCGCAGCGTGCTGTGCTGGCTCGCAACGGTTGACGAATCCGGTCAGCCGAACGTCTCTCCGAAGGAAATCTTTGCCGTTTTTGACAGTGACCATCTCGTCATTGCAAACATCGCGTCGGCAGGGAGCGCGCGCAACATCGAGCGGAACGCTCGTGTGTGCGTCGCATTCATCGACGTCTTTGCCCAGAAGGGGTTCAAAGTCACCGGCGCAGCCCGCAATGTCAGGAGAAATGACCCTGACTTCGTCCGCTGGGCGACTCGGCTCGTAGAAATGGCAGGCCCAAGGTTCGCCATTCAGAGCGTGTTTGTCGTGAAGGCGGAAGCTGTCGAGGCCATCCTGGCGCCAAGCTATCGGCTCTATCCCACCGAGACCACGGAAGAGTCCCAGGCCGCGTCTGCCATGCAGGCATACGGCGTGCTGCCGGTGCGGCGCGATGCCTGA
- a CDS encoding GNAT family N-acetyltransferase, with translation MIPILETQRLRLVAPSAACTAAYELFYTDGAASGGYGGPISAGAAWARLSADLGSWYLQGFGVWAVQRSSDGEYVGTCGFWQGRGWPRELTWWLLPRYRGQGLAKEASHAAVQHAYDVFGWATVETYMNDHNAEALGLVLRLGGQQVRRQSFPDGEERNVYALPRAED, from the coding sequence GTGATTCCAATACTTGAAACCCAAAGACTCCGTCTCGTCGCCCCCAGCGCGGCCTGCACGGCAGCTTACGAGCTGTTCTACACAGACGGTGCAGCTTCAGGTGGGTACGGAGGCCCCATCTCAGCCGGCGCAGCCTGGGCACGTCTGTCTGCAGATCTCGGCTCTTGGTACCTCCAGGGCTTTGGCGTCTGGGCAGTCCAGCGCTCCTCGGACGGCGAGTACGTCGGCACCTGCGGCTTCTGGCAGGGCAGAGGCTGGCCACGCGAACTGACTTGGTGGCTGTTGCCACGGTACCGCGGTCAGGGTCTGGCCAAGGAGGCGTCCCACGCAGCAGTGCAGCATGCCTATGACGTCTTCGGGTGGGCAACCGTAGAAACCTACATGAACGACCACAACGCCGAGGCACTTGGCTTAGTTCTCAGGCTTGGAGGTCAACAAGTCAGGCGACAGAGCTTCCCCGACGGAGAGGAGCGCAATGTGTACGCACTGCCCCGGGCTGAGGACTGA
- a CDS encoding VOC family protein, translating into MSFTRILTNICSDRLSESRDFYVALLGFEVNYDSDWYVQLRCPTNHELEFGIIARTNELVPARFQNAPTGMYVTFVVPDVDAVYFKAKALGLVIAQEPKNEFYGQRRFLTVDPNGCLIDICSPWSESEK; encoded by the coding sequence ATGTCGTTCACGCGAATACTGACCAACATTTGCTCCGATCGTTTGAGCGAAAGTCGCGATTTCTATGTCGCGCTTCTTGGGTTTGAGGTCAACTACGACAGTGATTGGTATGTTCAGTTGCGTTGCCCTACAAATCACGAGCTTGAGTTCGGAATCATTGCCCGAACCAATGAGCTGGTTCCGGCAAGGTTTCAGAACGCGCCGACGGGCATGTACGTCACGTTCGTAGTTCCAGACGTTGATGCCGTCTACTTCAAGGCAAAGGCCTTGGGTCTTGTCATTGCCCAAGAGCCGAAGAACGAGTTCTATGGCCAGCGGCGCTTCTTGACGGTTGATCCGAATGGCTGCCTCATTGATATCTGCAGCCCCTGGAGCGAGAGCGAAAAGTGA
- the ubiM gene encoding 5-demethoxyubiquinol-8 5-hydroxylase UbiM: MTSPDSDVLIVGAGPAGLSLAIALSQAGFTATVVEQLPAATLADPAPDGREIALTHPSRATLQRLGSWNALPPHEVGEIHEAQVHDGPLGQHGALQLNAGNAGTGTTPAAAAPGPLGFIVPNHALRRSAFAVAQRMSGVRILTGAQVTRVSTHGPLAALDYVADGENGPQRLHAPLLVAADSRFSATRRQLGLGAQMTDFGRTVIVCRMRHAQPHGNVAHECFGYERTLAVLPLPDDPEHGHALCSVVVTAGAADAAALMALDPAAFAAQVQAQFAHRLGPMALVGERHAYPLVAAYADRFSGHRCALLGDAAVGMHPVTAHGYNLGLAGVERLVAVLVAERRKGQDIGSADVLASYARAHHRHAWPIYQGTNAIVRLYTDARPVPRLLRQLVLQGARRLPPLQAAIVGQLTGKPPAWAQWVAGPAALR; the protein is encoded by the coding sequence ATGACATCCCCTGACAGTGACGTCCTCATCGTTGGCGCCGGCCCGGCGGGCCTGTCGCTGGCCATTGCGCTCTCGCAAGCTGGCTTCACCGCCACGGTGGTCGAGCAACTGCCCGCCGCCACACTGGCCGACCCGGCCCCCGACGGCCGCGAGATCGCATTGACCCACCCCAGCCGCGCCACACTGCAGCGGCTGGGCAGCTGGAACGCGCTGCCCCCGCACGAGGTGGGCGAAATCCACGAGGCCCAGGTGCACGACGGCCCGCTGGGCCAGCACGGAGCGCTGCAGCTGAACGCGGGCAACGCCGGTACGGGAACCACGCCCGCAGCGGCCGCGCCCGGCCCGCTGGGTTTCATCGTGCCCAACCACGCCCTGCGCCGCAGCGCCTTCGCCGTGGCGCAGCGCATGTCGGGGGTGCGCATCCTCACCGGCGCGCAGGTCACACGGGTGTCCACCCACGGCCCGCTGGCCGCGCTGGACTACGTGGCCGATGGCGAGAACGGCCCGCAGCGCCTGCACGCCCCGCTGCTGGTGGCCGCCGACAGCCGCTTTTCTGCCACGCGCCGCCAGCTGGGCCTGGGCGCGCAGATGACCGACTTTGGCCGCACCGTCATCGTCTGCCGCATGCGCCACGCGCAGCCGCACGGCAACGTGGCGCACGAATGCTTTGGCTACGAACGCACCCTGGCCGTGCTGCCCCTGCCCGATGACCCGGAACATGGCCACGCGCTGTGCTCGGTGGTGGTCACCGCCGGTGCGGCCGACGCCGCCGCCCTGATGGCGCTGGACCCCGCAGCCTTTGCAGCCCAGGTGCAGGCCCAGTTTGCCCACCGCCTGGGTCCCATGGCACTGGTGGGTGAGCGCCACGCCTACCCCTTGGTGGCCGCCTATGCCGACCGGTTTTCGGGTCACCGCTGCGCCCTGCTTGGCGACGCCGCCGTGGGCATGCACCCGGTCACGGCGCATGGCTACAACCTGGGGCTGGCGGGGGTCGAACGGCTGGTGGCGGTACTGGTGGCTGAGCGCCGGAAGGGGCAGGACATTGGCAGCGCCGACGTGCTGGCCAGCTACGCCCGCGCCCACCACCGCCACGCCTGGCCCATCTACCAGGGCACCAACGCCATCGTGCGGCTGTACACCGACGCCCGCCCGGTGCCCCGTCTGCTGCGCCAGCTGGTGCTGCAGGGCGCCCGCCGCCTGCCGCCGCTGCAGGCGGCCATCGTGGGGCAACTTACGGGCAAGCCGCCTGCTTGGGCGCAGTGGGTAGCGGGGCCTGCGGCGCTGCGTTGA
- a CDS encoding class I SAM-dependent methyltransferase, with protein sequence MQHPPSRSRRPRTPRAGAPEAAACLLDRAQLHAVPSTLLIPLAARAHGGRYFPWLDCQDAVAAGLLDQLGADVTATLNDLPTVLNVLWRTRAIKDAGRAFFSAHGQGLGVNLGCGLAQHFQWLDTGHNHWLDADLAEVMALRQRLLAPLGPRARHAVANLAQPGWWQRLRLPERHDTAQPVLLVCEGVLMYLEPAQVQAVLAEFAQHAPPGSRMVLDVLTRAAVGHASRHASMAPTGAEFRWGVGRVAELAEAHPRLAVLREQSVADCYGWSGIAFDTLWRPWLGAPLYGMVTLGVRDGGG encoded by the coding sequence GTGCAGCATCCGCCCTCGCGTTCCCGCCGCCCCCGCACCCCGCGCGCTGGTGCCCCGGAAGCCGCCGCGTGCCTGCTCGACCGCGCGCAGCTGCACGCCGTGCCCAGCACCCTGCTCATCCCGCTGGCCGCGCGGGCCCATGGCGGCCGGTACTTCCCGTGGCTGGATTGCCAGGATGCCGTAGCGGCCGGCCTGCTCGACCAGCTGGGCGCGGACGTGACCGCCACCCTCAACGACCTGCCCACCGTGCTCAACGTGCTGTGGCGCACCCGCGCCATCAAGGACGCCGGGCGCGCGTTTTTCAGCGCGCACGGGCAGGGCCTGGGCGTCAACCTCGGGTGCGGGCTGGCGCAGCATTTTCAGTGGCTAGACACCGGCCACAACCACTGGCTCGACGCCGACCTGGCCGAGGTGATGGCACTGCGCCAGCGCCTGCTGGCGCCCCTGGGCCCGCGCGCACGCCACGCCGTGGCCAACCTGGCCCAGCCTGGCTGGTGGCAGCGCCTGCGCCTGCCCGAACGGCACGACACCGCGCAGCCCGTGCTGCTGGTGTGCGAAGGCGTGCTCATGTACCTGGAGCCCGCACAGGTGCAGGCCGTGCTGGCAGAGTTTGCGCAGCACGCGCCACCCGGCTCGCGCATGGTGCTGGACGTACTCACCCGCGCCGCCGTGGGCCACGCATCACGCCACGCCAGCATGGCACCCACCGGCGCCGAGTTCCGCTGGGGCGTAGGCCGCGTGGCCGAGCTGGCCGAGGCCCACCCGCGCCTTGCGGTGCTGCGCGAGCAGAGCGTGGCCGATTGCTATGGGTGGAGCGGCATTGCGTTCGATACCCTGTGGCGCCCCTGGCTGGGCGCGCCGCTGTATGGGATGGTGACGCTGGGGGTGAGGGATGGGGGCGGCTGA
- a CDS encoding acetyl-CoA hydrolase/transferase family protein, producing MSLADRVLYPDFLSRTMSADEAAALIPAGAHVGMSGFTGAGYPKAVPGALARRIEALNAQGHGFKIGLWTGASTAPELDGALAQVDGIEMRLPYQSDPTVRRQINAGHMQYVDIHLSHVAQFVWFGFLGKLDVAVVEVAGVLPDGRLIPSSSIGNNKTWLDQADKVILEVNAWHNPGLEGMHDIYYGTDVPPHRKPIPMTRPDERIGEPYLRCDPAKVIAVVVTNQPDRNSVYAAPDAVSNRIAGHIIEFLQHEVKKGRLPADLLPLQSGVGNIANAVLAGLNNGPFSNLTAYTEVLQDGMLDMLRSGTLASASATALSLSPAAMQDFNERIEFYKERIVLRPQEISNHPELIRRMGLIAMNGMIEADIYGNVNSTHIMGSAIMNGIGGSGDFARNAYLSIFMTPSLAKNGAISSIVPMVSHVDHTEHDVQIIVTEHGLADLRGHSPTQRAQIIIEQCAHPDFRPALRDYLARAKKTATGQHTPHLLTEALSWHQRYVETGSMRG from the coding sequence ATGTCCCTCGCTGACCGGGTGCTCTACCCTGACTTCCTTTCCCGCACGATGTCGGCCGACGAGGCCGCGGCGCTGATCCCCGCCGGCGCCCATGTGGGCATGAGCGGCTTTACCGGGGCGGGCTACCCCAAGGCGGTGCCCGGCGCGCTGGCCCGGCGCATCGAGGCGCTGAACGCCCAGGGACACGGCTTCAAGATCGGCCTGTGGACGGGCGCCAGCACCGCGCCCGAACTGGATGGCGCGCTGGCGCAGGTGGACGGCATCGAGATGCGCCTGCCCTACCAGTCCGACCCCACGGTGCGCCGCCAGATCAATGCGGGGCACATGCAGTACGTGGATATCCACCTGTCGCACGTGGCGCAGTTCGTGTGGTTTGGCTTTTTGGGCAAGCTCGATGTGGCGGTGGTCGAGGTGGCGGGCGTGCTGCCGGATGGGCGGCTGATCCCGTCGTCCTCCATCGGCAACAACAAGACCTGGCTGGACCAGGCCGACAAGGTGATCCTGGAGGTGAACGCCTGGCACAACCCCGGCCTGGAGGGCATGCACGATATCTACTACGGCACCGACGTGCCGCCGCACCGCAAACCCATCCCCATGACGCGGCCCGACGAGCGCATTGGCGAGCCGTATTTGCGCTGCGACCCGGCCAAGGTGATTGCCGTGGTGGTGACCAACCAGCCCGACCGCAACAGCGTGTATGCCGCGCCCGACGCGGTGTCGAACCGCATCGCGGGCCACATCATCGAGTTTTTGCAGCACGAGGTGAAAAAAGGCCGCCTGCCCGCCGACCTGCTGCCCCTGCAGTCGGGCGTGGGCAACATTGCCAACGCGGTGCTGGCCGGGCTGAACAACGGCCCGTTCAGCAACCTCACCGCCTACACCGAGGTGCTGCAGGACGGCATGCTGGACATGCTGCGATCGGGCACGCTGGCCAGCGCATCGGCCACGGCACTGTCGCTCAGCCCGGCGGCCATGCAGGATTTCAACGAGCGCATCGAGTTTTACAAAGAGCGCATCGTGCTGCGCCCGCAGGAGATCAGCAACCACCCCGAGCTGATCCGCCGCATGGGCCTGATTGCCATGAACGGGATGATCGAGGCCGACATCTATGGCAACGTGAACAGCACGCACATCATGGGCTCGGCCATCATGAATGGCATTGGCGGCTCGGGCGACTTTGCGCGCAACGCGTACCTGTCGATCTTCATGACGCCCTCGCTGGCCAAGAACGGCGCCATCTCCAGCATCGTGCCCATGGTTTCGCATGTGGACCATACCGAGCACGACGTGCAGATCATCGTGACCGAGCACGGCCTGGCCGACCTGCGCGGGCACTCGCCCACGCAGCGGGCGCAGATCATCATCGAGCAGTGCGCGCACCCGGACTTTCGCCCCGCCCTGCGCGACTACCTGGCCCGCGCGAAGAAAACCGCCACGGGCCAGCACACGCCGCACCTGCTGACCGAGGCGCTGTCGTGGCACCAGCGGTATGTGGAGACGGGCTCCATGCGCGGCTGA
- a CDS encoding NAD(P)H-dependent oxidoreductase yields the protein MKCLVVIAHPLADSACHAMARSVVDALTKAGHEVQIEDLYQSEFSPALTASERRSYYGPAFDAASVRSQADRLLSAEAIVLVFPTWWFSFPAILKGWFDRVWAPGIAYDHASDLGPIKPRLHKLGKALAVTSLGSPWWVDRLVLWQPVKRVLKTALLGTCAPACRFEMLSLYKAEQSTPAEIDLFCSRIQRVLAKWS from the coding sequence ATGAAGTGTCTCGTTGTAATAGCCCACCCGCTTGCGGACAGTGCCTGCCACGCCATGGCGCGTAGCGTCGTCGATGCGCTGACAAAAGCCGGTCATGAAGTACAGATCGAAGACCTCTACCAATCTGAGTTTTCGCCTGCGTTAACAGCCAGTGAACGCCGGAGCTACTACGGCCCTGCCTTTGACGCTGCGTCCGTTCGGTCACAGGCCGACCGCTTGCTCTCCGCCGAAGCTATCGTGCTTGTTTTTCCTACTTGGTGGTTCAGTTTCCCCGCTATCTTGAAGGGCTGGTTTGACCGTGTCTGGGCGCCAGGTATCGCCTACGATCATGCGAGTGATCTCGGCCCAATCAAGCCGCGGCTCCACAAACTTGGGAAGGCTCTCGCTGTCACTTCGCTCGGCTCGCCTTGGTGGGTTGATCGTCTGGTGCTCTGGCAGCCCGTCAAGCGCGTGCTGAAAACCGCTCTCTTGGGAACGTGTGCGCCGGCTTGCAGATTCGAGATGCTGTCGCTCTACAAGGCGGAGCAATCAACGCCGGCCGAAATCGATCTGTTTTGTTCGCGTATTCAGCGAGTGCTTGCAAAGTGGTCGTAG